The following coding sequences are from one Brienomyrus brachyistius isolate T26 chromosome 2, BBRACH_0.4, whole genome shotgun sequence window:
- the gc gene encoding vitamin D-binding protein isoform X4, protein MFQSEVCASHALVERNGLKHCCEMSGPNRTRCFVEHKSKIPSDPLPKIEMSDQDQCENFKKNESIFIGKFIFHLAKQFVMTHPQIIIMMAEKYHKLMQFCCGREYAQNCFVRMKKDLRSSAQRHLFEMRSNCLVQQKYGDSAIKDRKMAQYSQKIPQASYEMMENMTDKTVAMTAVCCEGDMISCLRMRKELGDDFCSNQEIVSQNRPLFECCKPSTKDRGWCMGEMSAGEKPKDLSAYYDVKAHLQETCQSFHKHPERTLRKILFEISRRHQELSVEAIQRYVAKIKESLLQCCNHEDLENCYLASPGGLHGFKKETDYEWSNYHGMCHQHRSNILEKSLLVQYTRMLPQATFLQMDSISEVLHDIMKHCCSINPVFGMLPCATPKVTAFLDNMCQDTPPENLNPQVIRCCNESHGERRFCIGDLEADENFQPPPFTEANFRFNASVCDKRGDEWLPPQKRLLYNIVRISIKLPPNLVMAIFEKFDQMFSKCCEEADKDTCFTTELESPLLLFFLVMDLLHALRIPPKVSLAAKGTHSGTQGAGGLRVSLKDLQMC, encoded by the exons ATGTTCCAGAGTGAGGTGTGTGCATCGCACGCCCTGGTGGAGAGGAATGGGCTAAAGCATTGCTGTGAGATGTCCGGGCCCAACAGAACTCGCTGCTTTGTCGAACACAAGTCCAAGATCCCCAGTGATCCATTGCCGAAGATAGAGATGTCAGATCAAGATCAGTGTGAGAACTTCAAGAAGAATGAAAGTATCTTTATTGGCAA ATTCATCTTCCATTTGGCCAAGCAATTTGTAATGACCCATCcccagatcatcataatgatgGCAGAAAAATATCATAAACTGATGCAGTTTTGCTGTGGCAGAGAGTACGCCCAGAACTGCTTTGTACGCATG AAAAAAGACCTGAGATCGTCTGCTCAGAGACATCTGTTTGAGATGAGGTCCAACTGCCTTGTTCAGCAGAAGTATGGAGATAGTGCCATCAAGGACAG gaaAATGGCCCAGTACAGCCAGAAGATTCCACAAGCCTCCTACGAGATGATGGAAAACATGACTGATAAGACTGTGGCCATGAcagctgtttgctgtgaaggggACATGATTAGCTGCTTGAGGATGAGG AAGGAGCTTGGGGATGacttttgttccaaccaagaaATAGTGTCGCAAAATCGACCCCTGTTTGAGTGCTGCAAGCCGAGCACCAAGGACAGGGGCTGGTGCATGGGAGAGATGTCGGCCGGGGAGAAGCCGAAGGACCTGTCTGCGTACTACGATGTCAAGGCTCACCTGCAGGAGACATGCCAAAGTTTCCACAAGCATCCTGAGAGAACCTTGAGAAA AATTCTTTTTGAGATCAGCAGACGTCACCAAGAGCTCTCTGTTGAGGCCATCCAGCGGTACGTGGCAAAAATTAAAGAGTCTTTGCTCCAGTGCTGCAACCATGAAGACTTGGAGAACTGCTACCTTGCCAGTCCCGGT GGTCTTCATGGCTTCAAGAAGGAGACTGATTATGAATGGAGTAACTATCATGGAATGTGTCACCAGCACAGATCCAACATCTTAGAGAAAAG CCTCCTGGTCCAGTATACCAGAATGTTACCTCAGGCCACATTTCTACAGATGGATTCCATATCTGAAGTACTCCACGATATCATGAAACACTGCTGTAGCATAAACCCCGTGTTTGGCATGCTACCATGTGCCACACCAAAG GTGACGGCCTTCCTTGACAACATGTGCCAAGATACGCCCCCAGAGAACCTGAATCCACAGGTAATCAGGTGCTGTAATGAGTCCCATGGTGAACGGAGGTTCTGCATCGGAGACCTGGAAGCTGATGAGAATTTCCAGCCCCCGCCATTCACAGAGGCGAACTTTCGCTTCAATGCTAGTGTCTGCGACAAACGTGGTGATGAGTGGCTGCCTCCTCAGAAGAG GCTGCTATACAACATCGTCCGCATCAGCATAAAATTGCCACCAAACCTGGTGATGGCCATCTTCGAAAAGTTCGACCAAATGTTCAGTAAGTGCTGCGAGGAGGCTGACAAGGACACCTGCTTCACCACAGAG CTTGAGAGTCCTCTATTGTTGTTCTTCTTGGTGATGGACCTGCTCCATGCCCTGAGGATTCCACCAAAG Gtgagcctggcagcaaagggcacccatagcggcacccagggagctggggggttaagggtctcgctcaaggacctgcagatgtgctga
- the cryba4 gene encoding beta-crystallin A4 — protein sequence MNHQCTKFTGHWKIIVFDEECFQGRRHEFTAECCNVMDFGFETVRSMRVESGAWVGYEHAAYQGHQFILERGDYPQCNAWAGSNAYPIGRLTSFRPISCVNHRECRMSIYEKENFLGRRGEVTDDYPSLQAMGWCNNEVGSFRVHSGAFVCFQYPGYRGYQYIVECDRHCGEYKHFREFGYHSQTPQIQSIRRVQQ from the exons ATGAATCACCAATGCACCAAGTTCACTGGCCACTGGAAG ATCATCGTCTTTGATGAGGAGTGCTTTCAGGGTCGCCGCCATGAGTTCACCGCCGAGTGCTGCAACGTCATGGATTTCGGTTTCGAGACTGTGCGCTCCATGAGGGTGGAGAGCGGCGC GTGGGTGGGTTATGAACATGCAGCCTATCAGGGCCACCAGTTTATTCTGGAGCGTGGAGACTACCCCCAGTGTAATGCCTGGGCGGGCAGCAACGCCTACCCCATCGGGCGGCTGACGTCTTTCAGACCCATCTCCTGCGTG AACCACAGGGAGTGTCGCATGTCCATCTACGAGAAGGAGAACTTCCTGGGTCGGAGGGGGGAGGTCACTGATGACTACCCTTCCCTCCAGGCTATGGGCTGGtgcaacaatgaagttggaTCCTTCCGTGTCCACTCTGGAGC ATTTGTGTGCTTCCAGTACCCTGGGTACCGTGGCTACCAGTACATTGTGGAGTGTGACCGTCACTGTGGAGAGTACAAACACTTCAGGGAGTTCGGTTACCATTCACAGACGCCCCAGATCCAGTCTATCCGCCGAGTCCAGCAGTGA
- the gc gene encoding vitamin D-binding protein isoform X2: MGNSAPMSSSALFRAFVGVSQNLPNSAFEELGSMVEQATVKVAACCNLDYTAKCNNDEADMFQSEVCASHALVERNGLKHCCEMSGPNRTRCFVEHKSKIPSDPLPKIEMSDQDQCENFKKNESIFIGKFIFHLAKQFVMTHPQIIIMMAEKYHKLMQFCCGREYAQNCFVRMKKDLRSSAQRHLFEMRSNCLVQQKYGDSAIKDRKMAQYSQKIPQASYEMMENMTDKTVAMTAVCCEGDMISCLRMRKELGDDFCSNQEIVSQNRPLFECCKPSTKDRGWCMGEMSAGEKPKDLSAYYDVKAHLQETCQSFHKHPERTLRKILFEISRRHQELSVEAIQRYVAKIKESLLQCCNHEDLENCYLASPGGLHGFKKETDYEWSNYHGMCHQHRSNILEKSLLVQYTRMLPQATFLQMDSISEVLHDIMKHCCSINPVFGMLPCATPKVTAFLDNMCQDTPPENLNPQVIRCCNESHGERRFCIGDLEADENFQPPPFTEANFRFNASVCDKRGDEWLPPQKRLLYNIVRISIKLPPNLVMAIFEKFDQMFSKCCEEADKDTCFTTELESPLLLFFLVMDLLHALRIPPKVSLAAKGTHSGTQGAGGLRVSLKDLQMC, encoded by the exons ATGGGAAACTCTGCACCAATGTCTTCATCTGCCCTTTTCAGGGCTTTCGTGGGGGTGTCCCAAAACTTGCCAAACAGCGCTTTTGAGGAGCTGGGTTCCATGGTGGAACAGGCCACGGTCAAGGTTGCTGCATGCTGCAACTTAGATTATACTGCCAAATGCAACAATGACGAG GCAGACATGTTCCAGAGTGAGGTGTGTGCATCGCACGCCCTGGTGGAGAGGAATGGGCTAAAGCATTGCTGTGAGATGTCCGGGCCCAACAGAACTCGCTGCTTTGTCGAACACAAGTCCAAGATCCCCAGTGATCCATTGCCGAAGATAGAGATGTCAGATCAAGATCAGTGTGAGAACTTCAAGAAGAATGAAAGTATCTTTATTGGCAA ATTCATCTTCCATTTGGCCAAGCAATTTGTAATGACCCATCcccagatcatcataatgatgGCAGAAAAATATCATAAACTGATGCAGTTTTGCTGTGGCAGAGAGTACGCCCAGAACTGCTTTGTACGCATG AAAAAAGACCTGAGATCGTCTGCTCAGAGACATCTGTTTGAGATGAGGTCCAACTGCCTTGTTCAGCAGAAGTATGGAGATAGTGCCATCAAGGACAG gaaAATGGCCCAGTACAGCCAGAAGATTCCACAAGCCTCCTACGAGATGATGGAAAACATGACTGATAAGACTGTGGCCATGAcagctgtttgctgtgaaggggACATGATTAGCTGCTTGAGGATGAGG AAGGAGCTTGGGGATGacttttgttccaaccaagaaATAGTGTCGCAAAATCGACCCCTGTTTGAGTGCTGCAAGCCGAGCACCAAGGACAGGGGCTGGTGCATGGGAGAGATGTCGGCCGGGGAGAAGCCGAAGGACCTGTCTGCGTACTACGATGTCAAGGCTCACCTGCAGGAGACATGCCAAAGTTTCCACAAGCATCCTGAGAGAACCTTGAGAAA AATTCTTTTTGAGATCAGCAGACGTCACCAAGAGCTCTCTGTTGAGGCCATCCAGCGGTACGTGGCAAAAATTAAAGAGTCTTTGCTCCAGTGCTGCAACCATGAAGACTTGGAGAACTGCTACCTTGCCAGTCCCGGT GGTCTTCATGGCTTCAAGAAGGAGACTGATTATGAATGGAGTAACTATCATGGAATGTGTCACCAGCACAGATCCAACATCTTAGAGAAAAG CCTCCTGGTCCAGTATACCAGAATGTTACCTCAGGCCACATTTCTACAGATGGATTCCATATCTGAAGTACTCCACGATATCATGAAACACTGCTGTAGCATAAACCCCGTGTTTGGCATGCTACCATGTGCCACACCAAAG GTGACGGCCTTCCTTGACAACATGTGCCAAGATACGCCCCCAGAGAACCTGAATCCACAGGTAATCAGGTGCTGTAATGAGTCCCATGGTGAACGGAGGTTCTGCATCGGAGACCTGGAAGCTGATGAGAATTTCCAGCCCCCGCCATTCACAGAGGCGAACTTTCGCTTCAATGCTAGTGTCTGCGACAAACGTGGTGATGAGTGGCTGCCTCCTCAGAAGAG GCTGCTATACAACATCGTCCGCATCAGCATAAAATTGCCACCAAACCTGGTGATGGCCATCTTCGAAAAGTTCGACCAAATGTTCAGTAAGTGCTGCGAGGAGGCTGACAAGGACACCTGCTTCACCACAGAG CTTGAGAGTCCTCTATTGTTGTTCTTCTTGGTGATGGACCTGCTCCATGCCCTGAGGATTCCACCAAAG Gtgagcctggcagcaaagggcacccatagcggcacccagggagctggggggttaagggtctcgctcaaggacctgcagatgtgctga
- the crybb1 gene encoding beta-crystallin B1 codes for MSQTAKDTTSKGAEAKDKGSPASGGKATKTADTSAGNYRIMLFEQENFQGKMMEIQNECVNTTEMGLDRVRSLRVECGPWVAFEQTNFRGEMFILEKGEYPRWDTWSNSYRSDCLMSFRPVRMDMQEHKICLYELSDFEGNKMEIQEDDVPTLWAHGFCDRVGSVRVSGGAWVGYQYPGYRGYQYLFECGDYRHYNEFCAIQPQIQSMRRVRDMQYHPHGCFTFSSTVASK; via the exons ATGTCTCAGACAGCCAAGGACACCACGAGCAAGGGAGCCGAAGCCAAGGACAAGGGATCTCCTGCCTCTGGGGGCAAGGCCACGAAGACCGCAGACACCAGCGCGGGCAACTACAGG ATCATGCTGTTTGAGCAGGAGAACTTCCAGGGCAAGATGATGGAGATCCAGAATGAGTGTGTGAACACGACAGAGATGGGGCTGGACCGTGTGCGCAGCCTGCGTGTGGAGTGCGGCCC ctgGGTTGCCTTCGAGCAGACTAACTTCCGTGGGGAGATGTTCATCCTGGAGAAGGGGGAGTATCCTCGCTGGGACACCTGGTCCAACAGCTATCGCAGTGACTGTCTCATGTCCTTCAGACCTGTCCGCATG gacatgcaggagcATAAGATCTGCCTCTATGAGCTGTCCGACTTTGAGGGCAACAAGATGGAGATCCAGGAGGATGATGTGCCCACCCTCTGGGCGCATGGCTTCTGTGACCGGGTGGGCAGCGTGAGGGTCTCTGGAGGAGC GTGGGTGGGTTACCAGTACCCCGGGTACAGGGGCTACCAGTACCTGTTTGAGTGCGGCGATTACAGACACTACAATGAGTTCTGCGCCATCCAGCCCCAGATCCAGTCCATGCGGCGTGTGAGGGACATGCAGTACCATCCGCATGGCTGCTTCACCTTCAGCAGCACTGTGGCTAGCAAGTGA
- the gc gene encoding vitamin D-binding protein isoform X3, translating into MKHLVVIILLAILSSVEALSEPTPANNRICKFYSDLEKEGFQTLAFVGVSQNLPNSAFEELGSMVEQATVKVAACCNLDYTAKCNNDEADMFQSEVCASHALVERNGLKHCCEMSGPNRTRCFVEHKSKIPSDPLPKIEMSDQDQCENFKKNESIFIGKFIFHLAKQFVMTHPQIIIMMAEKYHKLMQFCCGREYAQNCFVRMKKDLRSSAQRHLFEMRSNCLVQQKYGDSAIKDRKMAQYSQKIPQASYEMMENMTDKTVAMTAVCCEGDMISCLRMRKELGDDFCSNQEIVSQNRPLFECCKPSTKDRGWCMGEMSAGEKPKDLSAYYDVKAHLQETCQSFHKHPERTLRKILFEISRRHQELSVEAIQRYVAKIKESLLQCCNHEDLENCYLASPGGLHGFKKETDYEWSNYHGMCHQHRSNILEKSLLVQYTRMLPQATFLQMDSISEVLHDIMKHCCSINPVFGMLPCATPKVTAFLDNMCQDTPPENLNPQVIRCCNESHGERRFCIGDLEADENFQPPPFTEANFRFNASVCDKRGDEWLPPQKRLLYNIVRISIKLPPNLVMAIFEKFDQMFSKCCEEADKDTCFTTEGTKLISHIKIFVEK; encoded by the exons ATGAAGCACCTTGTTGTCATCATACTGCTGGCCATTCTCTCTTCGGTGGAGGCCTTGAGTGAACCTACTCCTGCAA ATAACCGTATCTGTAAGTTTTATAGTGATTTGGAGAAGGAAGGTTTCCAAACTTT GGCTTTCGTGGGGGTGTCCCAAAACTTGCCAAACAGCGCTTTTGAGGAGCTGGGTTCCATGGTGGAACAGGCCACGGTCAAGGTTGCTGCATGCTGCAACTTAGATTATACTGCCAAATGCAACAATGACGAG GCAGACATGTTCCAGAGTGAGGTGTGTGCATCGCACGCCCTGGTGGAGAGGAATGGGCTAAAGCATTGCTGTGAGATGTCCGGGCCCAACAGAACTCGCTGCTTTGTCGAACACAAGTCCAAGATCCCCAGTGATCCATTGCCGAAGATAGAGATGTCAGATCAAGATCAGTGTGAGAACTTCAAGAAGAATGAAAGTATCTTTATTGGCAA ATTCATCTTCCATTTGGCCAAGCAATTTGTAATGACCCATCcccagatcatcataatgatgGCAGAAAAATATCATAAACTGATGCAGTTTTGCTGTGGCAGAGAGTACGCCCAGAACTGCTTTGTACGCATG AAAAAAGACCTGAGATCGTCTGCTCAGAGACATCTGTTTGAGATGAGGTCCAACTGCCTTGTTCAGCAGAAGTATGGAGATAGTGCCATCAAGGACAG gaaAATGGCCCAGTACAGCCAGAAGATTCCACAAGCCTCCTACGAGATGATGGAAAACATGACTGATAAGACTGTGGCCATGAcagctgtttgctgtgaaggggACATGATTAGCTGCTTGAGGATGAGG AAGGAGCTTGGGGATGacttttgttccaaccaagaaATAGTGTCGCAAAATCGACCCCTGTTTGAGTGCTGCAAGCCGAGCACCAAGGACAGGGGCTGGTGCATGGGAGAGATGTCGGCCGGGGAGAAGCCGAAGGACCTGTCTGCGTACTACGATGTCAAGGCTCACCTGCAGGAGACATGCCAAAGTTTCCACAAGCATCCTGAGAGAACCTTGAGAAA AATTCTTTTTGAGATCAGCAGACGTCACCAAGAGCTCTCTGTTGAGGCCATCCAGCGGTACGTGGCAAAAATTAAAGAGTCTTTGCTCCAGTGCTGCAACCATGAAGACTTGGAGAACTGCTACCTTGCCAGTCCCGGT GGTCTTCATGGCTTCAAGAAGGAGACTGATTATGAATGGAGTAACTATCATGGAATGTGTCACCAGCACAGATCCAACATCTTAGAGAAAAG CCTCCTGGTCCAGTATACCAGAATGTTACCTCAGGCCACATTTCTACAGATGGATTCCATATCTGAAGTACTCCACGATATCATGAAACACTGCTGTAGCATAAACCCCGTGTTTGGCATGCTACCATGTGCCACACCAAAG GTGACGGCCTTCCTTGACAACATGTGCCAAGATACGCCCCCAGAGAACCTGAATCCACAGGTAATCAGGTGCTGTAATGAGTCCCATGGTGAACGGAGGTTCTGCATCGGAGACCTGGAAGCTGATGAGAATTTCCAGCCCCCGCCATTCACAGAGGCGAACTTTCGCTTCAATGCTAGTGTCTGCGACAAACGTGGTGATGAGTGGCTGCCTCCTCAGAAGAG GCTGCTATACAACATCGTCCGCATCAGCATAAAATTGCCACCAAACCTGGTGATGGCCATCTTCGAAAAGTTCGACCAAATGTTCAGTAAGTGCTGCGAGGAGGCTGACAAGGACACCTGCTTCACCACAGAG GGTACGAAACTGATATCACACATAAAGATATTTGTGGAGAAATGA
- the tmem127 gene encoding transmembrane protein 127 yields MYAPPGSALPGTRRRRGPGGTALPKQPERSLVSALPGALSITALCTALAEPAWLRVHGGTCPRQELGVADVLGYLDPKLLEDFCVNHQTVLLLRVIAAFCFLGILCSLTAFLLDVFGPKHPALKITRRYAFAHILTVLQCATVIGFSYWASELILSLQQQHKKYHGSLVYVTFAISFYLVAGAGGASILATAANLLRHYPTEEEEQALELLSEMEDSNEAFPTDYDLANQFQPPPAYTP; encoded by the exons ATGTACGCCCCACCGGGAAGCGCTCTCCCTGGGACTCGGCGCAGACGCGGCCCGGGAGGTACGGCGCTGCCCAAGCAGCCGGAGCGCAGCCTGGTGTCGGCGCTACCCGGAGCCCTGTCCATCACGGCGCTGTGCACGGCGCTTGCCGAACCCGCCTGGCTCCGCGTCCACGGTGGGACGTGTCCCAGGCAGGAGCTCGGGGTGGCCGACGTGCTTGGATACCTGGACCCGAAGCTTCTGGAAG ACTTCTGCGTAAACCACCAGACCGTCCTCCTCCTCCGGGTCATCGCTGCCTTCTGCTTCCTGGGCATCCTGTGCAGCCTGACCGCCTTTCTACTGGATGTCTTCGGGCCCAAGCACCCAGCGCTGAAGATCACTCGCCGCTATGCGTTTGCACACATCCTGACCG TGCTCCAGTGTGCCACCGTGATCGGCTTCTCCTACTGGGCTTCGGAGCTCATCCTGTCCCTCCAGCAGCAGCACAAGAAGTACCACGGTTCCTTGGTCTACGTCACCTTTGCCATCAGCTTCTACCTGGTGGCAGGAGCGGGCGGAGCCTCCATCTTGGCCACAGCTGCCAACCTGCTGCGGCACTACCccacggaggaggaggagcaggctCTGGAGCTGCTCTCAGAGATGGAGGACAGCAACGAGGCCTTCCCGACCGACTACGACCTCGCCAACCAGTTCCAGCCACCGCCCGCCTACACGCCGTAG
- the gc gene encoding vitamin D-binding protein isoform X1 — protein sequence MKHLVVIILLAILSSVEALSEPTPANNRICKFYSDLEKEGFQTLAFVGVSQNLPNSAFEELGSMVEQATVKVAACCNLDYTAKCNNDEADMFQSEVCASHALVERNGLKHCCEMSGPNRTRCFVEHKSKIPSDPLPKIEMSDQDQCENFKKNESIFIGKFIFHLAKQFVMTHPQIIIMMAEKYHKLMQFCCGREYAQNCFVRMKKDLRSSAQRHLFEMRSNCLVQQKYGDSAIKDRKMAQYSQKIPQASYEMMENMTDKTVAMTAVCCEGDMISCLRMRKELGDDFCSNQEIVSQNRPLFECCKPSTKDRGWCMGEMSAGEKPKDLSAYYDVKAHLQETCQSFHKHPERTLRKILFEISRRHQELSVEAIQRYVAKIKESLLQCCNHEDLENCYLASPGGLHGFKKETDYEWSNYHGMCHQHRSNILEKSLLVQYTRMLPQATFLQMDSISEVLHDIMKHCCSINPVFGMLPCATPKVTAFLDNMCQDTPPENLNPQVIRCCNESHGERRFCIGDLEADENFQPPPFTEANFRFNASVCDKRGDEWLPPQKRLLYNIVRISIKLPPNLVMAIFEKFDQMFSKCCEEADKDTCFTTELESPLLLFFLVMDLLHALRIPPKVSLAAKGTHSGTQGAGGLRVSLKDLQMC from the exons ATGAAGCACCTTGTTGTCATCATACTGCTGGCCATTCTCTCTTCGGTGGAGGCCTTGAGTGAACCTACTCCTGCAA ATAACCGTATCTGTAAGTTTTATAGTGATTTGGAGAAGGAAGGTTTCCAAACTTT GGCTTTCGTGGGGGTGTCCCAAAACTTGCCAAACAGCGCTTTTGAGGAGCTGGGTTCCATGGTGGAACAGGCCACGGTCAAGGTTGCTGCATGCTGCAACTTAGATTATACTGCCAAATGCAACAATGACGAG GCAGACATGTTCCAGAGTGAGGTGTGTGCATCGCACGCCCTGGTGGAGAGGAATGGGCTAAAGCATTGCTGTGAGATGTCCGGGCCCAACAGAACTCGCTGCTTTGTCGAACACAAGTCCAAGATCCCCAGTGATCCATTGCCGAAGATAGAGATGTCAGATCAAGATCAGTGTGAGAACTTCAAGAAGAATGAAAGTATCTTTATTGGCAA ATTCATCTTCCATTTGGCCAAGCAATTTGTAATGACCCATCcccagatcatcataatgatgGCAGAAAAATATCATAAACTGATGCAGTTTTGCTGTGGCAGAGAGTACGCCCAGAACTGCTTTGTACGCATG AAAAAAGACCTGAGATCGTCTGCTCAGAGACATCTGTTTGAGATGAGGTCCAACTGCCTTGTTCAGCAGAAGTATGGAGATAGTGCCATCAAGGACAG gaaAATGGCCCAGTACAGCCAGAAGATTCCACAAGCCTCCTACGAGATGATGGAAAACATGACTGATAAGACTGTGGCCATGAcagctgtttgctgtgaaggggACATGATTAGCTGCTTGAGGATGAGG AAGGAGCTTGGGGATGacttttgttccaaccaagaaATAGTGTCGCAAAATCGACCCCTGTTTGAGTGCTGCAAGCCGAGCACCAAGGACAGGGGCTGGTGCATGGGAGAGATGTCGGCCGGGGAGAAGCCGAAGGACCTGTCTGCGTACTACGATGTCAAGGCTCACCTGCAGGAGACATGCCAAAGTTTCCACAAGCATCCTGAGAGAACCTTGAGAAA AATTCTTTTTGAGATCAGCAGACGTCACCAAGAGCTCTCTGTTGAGGCCATCCAGCGGTACGTGGCAAAAATTAAAGAGTCTTTGCTCCAGTGCTGCAACCATGAAGACTTGGAGAACTGCTACCTTGCCAGTCCCGGT GGTCTTCATGGCTTCAAGAAGGAGACTGATTATGAATGGAGTAACTATCATGGAATGTGTCACCAGCACAGATCCAACATCTTAGAGAAAAG CCTCCTGGTCCAGTATACCAGAATGTTACCTCAGGCCACATTTCTACAGATGGATTCCATATCTGAAGTACTCCACGATATCATGAAACACTGCTGTAGCATAAACCCCGTGTTTGGCATGCTACCATGTGCCACACCAAAG GTGACGGCCTTCCTTGACAACATGTGCCAAGATACGCCCCCAGAGAACCTGAATCCACAGGTAATCAGGTGCTGTAATGAGTCCCATGGTGAACGGAGGTTCTGCATCGGAGACCTGGAAGCTGATGAGAATTTCCAGCCCCCGCCATTCACAGAGGCGAACTTTCGCTTCAATGCTAGTGTCTGCGACAAACGTGGTGATGAGTGGCTGCCTCCTCAGAAGAG GCTGCTATACAACATCGTCCGCATCAGCATAAAATTGCCACCAAACCTGGTGATGGCCATCTTCGAAAAGTTCGACCAAATGTTCAGTAAGTGCTGCGAGGAGGCTGACAAGGACACCTGCTTCACCACAGAG CTTGAGAGTCCTCTATTGTTGTTCTTCTTGGTGATGGACCTGCTCCATGCCCTGAGGATTCCACCAAAG Gtgagcctggcagcaaagggcacccatagcggcacccagggagctggggggttaagggtctcgctcaaggacctgcagatgtgctga
- the LOC125710728 gene encoding collagen alpha-2(I) chain-like: protein MYAAVVGCQSGQSGEPALRGVTVAMYAAVVGCQSGQSGEPALRGVTVPMYAAVVGCQSGQSREPAQWGVTVPMYAAVVGCQSGQSGEPALRGVTVPMYAAVVGCQSGQSGEPALRGVTVPMYAAVVGCQSGQSGEPAQWGVTVPMYAAVVGCQSGQSGEPALQGVTVPMYAAVVGCQSGQSGEPALRGVTVPMYAAVVGCQSGQSGEPALRGVTVQQIGSLRFFVKNRNICPGQKEGSGRCCQSALVF from the exons ATGTATGCCGCTGTCGTCGGGTGCCAATCGGGGCAATCAGGGGAGCCCGCCCTGCGGGGCGTGACAGTAGCCATGTATGCCGCTGTCGTCGGGTGCCAATCGGGGCAATCAGGGGAGCCCGCCCTGCGGGGCGTGACAGTACCCATGTATGCCGCTGTCGTCGGGTGCCAATCGGGGCAATCAAGGGAGCCCGCCCAGTGGGGCGTGACAGTACCCATGTATGCCGCTGTTGTCGGGTGCCAATCGGGGCAATCAGGGGAGCCCGCCCTGCGGGGCGTGACAGTACCCATGTATGCCGCTGTTGTCGGGTGCCAATCGGGGCAATCAGGGGAGCCCGCCCTGCGGGGCGTGACAGTACCCATGTATGCCGCTGTCGTCGGGTGCCAATCGGGGCAATCAGGGGAGCCCGCCCAGTGGGGCGTGACAGTACCCATGTATGCCGCTGTCGTCGGGTGCCAATCGGGGCAATCAGGGGAGCCCGCCCTGCAGGGCGTGACAGTACCCATGTATGCCGCTGTCGTCGGGTGCCAATCGGGGCAATCAGGGGAGCCCGCCCTGCGGGGCGTGACAGTACCCATGTATGCCGCTGTCGTCGG GTGCCAATCGGGGCAATCAGGGGAGCCCGCCCTGCGGGGCGTGACAGTACAACAGATAGGTAGCTTGAGGTTCTTTGTGAAGAACCGCAACATCTGCCCTGGCCAGAAGGAAGGATCGGGCCGGTGCTGTCAGTCCGCCTTAGTTTTCTGA